In Platichthys flesus chromosome 6, fPlaFle2.1, whole genome shotgun sequence, the genomic stretch CACCCACCTGATTTTCATACTAATGCTAATTTATACACATGACAAGGGACGACATGGATCAAATCATTAATGATCACTTTACCTATGTTttgatgtattattattacaatattcAAAATAAGACGATGAAAAGTGAAGTTAATGTGTAATACGATTGAATTGAGAcaaatattgttgtgttttactgGAGAAAACGCAtctatattaaaaataaaatgctaaacCTATACAGTGCTATATTCATGATAATTTCAAGTTTCAATTAAATTTGAGCTTATCGTAATAACAAATTAATTAGGCATCAGAACATTGAATCAAAACATCTTAATGTAGGTATTTTGTCACAATATTATCACgttaatatttaatgaaaatatgaTCCACCTGAGTGGACTCTATGAAGTGAACTCTACCTGTCCACCACCATCTTGTGCGTCTCCTTCCAGTTCTCTTCGTCACAGTCGGTGCCGATGTCAGGGTTTAGCATCTGCAGGTTGACTCCGGCTACGTTGGTTCCGCTCCACACAGGCACTACAACAAATGTTCAGACCATCACACTCCTCTCCCGACTGGAGATATGACAGGGATTCTTCCTTTCTTTAGTTTGCTCACAGGTAAAGTTAGAGCTGTAAATTCTTACCACTAGTATCTCCATGTTCTCCCAGGATCCACCCGTTGAAGCTGCTGGCATGGATTCCCAGTTTGTCAGCCATCAGGAAGCGGAAGCGGGCCGAGTCCAGGTTGGTGCCGCTGCCGATGACGCGGTGCTTGGGGAGGCCGCTCAGTTTCCAGGTCACGTAGGTCAGCACGTCCACTGTTTGAACAGAGCTGTTAAAACATCATCTCTGTGTGAGACCCAGAAGACGAGTGAGGAAACGCTTGGTGGACGGCACCTGGGTTAGAAACCACGATGATGATGCAGTCGGGGCTGTATCGGACGATCTGGGGGATGATGTGCTTGAAGATGTTCACGTTCCTCTGGACGAGGTTCAGCCTGCTCTCCCCCTCCTGCTGACGCACTCCGGCTGTCACCACCACGATGCGGGAGTTTGCTGTCACAGAGTAATCTGAccgagaaggagaaagagacggTGAAGAGGGTGATTGATGTATCCTGAGGTCATCAGGTCTTTTGAACATCAGCCGCTCTCACTCAGGAGACCCAGCCGAGGTTGATCAAGCCTCAACTTGTGCCTTTGTTGCACTCTCCTACAGATTCACATTATTGGTCCTCCCATGGCATGGACAGCTCGAGCAGCTCACTCACAGACTCCAATCATTTGTGTTTTAGGATGATCAGCGAATCTTGTATGATGGGTAATATAAATATTCCCGTTTGTAATTGCGACAGGTTCAAAGATGCGGCCACTCGATACCTGACGGGATTTAAACTAATGGCATGATTTGGATATGAACTTACCTTTGTCTGCGACTATTGTTGGAGTTTTGAGGAAGAGGCTGCCGTGCTGCAAGTCCATCATCTCCCCCTTCAGCTTGTCCTCCATCACGTCCACCAGGGCCAGCTCATCAGCCAGCTCCTGCACGCACAGGAGGCCAGAGGCTGCATGACTCTGCTTCACCCAACTATAAACTCATCCAGCAACACATCCACTCTTTACAGTTTGCGTAACTGGTTGAAGTTATATCAACGCATAAGATCAAGttgttaaatatataaagaacCTGACCCAATGACGCAACCACTGTTCATTTAAAACTACAGATCTCTGCATATGCTGTATGTGCTGCACTACGGCCACATTATATCATATTCAAAATATGATGTactttctgctgtgttttttagATGAAAATTCATAGTATATCAAAGatataaaaccaaaaaaatatatatttttacctgTTTTCCTAATCCTTTACCTAGTTACATTGCAAATAGTGACcagatttttataaataaacatctaCTGAGTGTTCAAAATTCGGTTAAGGGATTCCTCAATCTGATATAATTAAGTTTTCATAGCTGGAACCATTGTATTTGCATTACTTAGATAGAAATTATGAAAATCAGTTTAGATCAGTATTTTATTGTCAACAACAGAAGCTGGGTTGAACTGATTTGGTATCACTGTCTTTCCAGTCTGCCTGTCACCACACCTTCGTTAGCACCGTGCAGGGTTAAAACCCAGATCAGACACCAAGAGATCTGTAATCCACTGTCAACCTCTGATGATTCTGGCTGTTACCCAAACCTGTGACAGCAGAAGGCTGGAGGGTATCATTTGAGTGGTGGCAGAACCAGTGGGGGGGTCTCTTACCCTGAGCAGGACGCTGATGGCACAGGCCATGCCGACCTGGCCCACGCCCACCACTGTCACTTTATTCCTGGGCGGCTCAGGAGGACCACTGAAGACCGGGGTGATGAGCTTCTTCAGAATTGAGGCCATGTTAAAAGCTGAGGAATGGAAATGATAGATGTAAACAAGAGTCAgtcattcagtgtgtgtgtgtgtgtctgtgtacatttCATACAGAGGAACACATCCCTGCAGCCAAAGAAAAGGCTGCGTCACAAACTTCATGAATACTGCATTCAGGATACAGCACGTCACAGTCAGAGCAGACGAGTCACATATTAGCACTTTTCTCATTAGCACTAATGGATGAATGACCTCTCAGACATGATCTAGATTTATtacaagaaaagaggaaaacaccaTGACAGCTCCGTCCCACATTTCTCCTTCTGCAGAGTTGACCTTCAACAGAGACCCACTGCAGCCAGACAAAGAAACACCAGCGTTATACTTGCATTGCTGGGCGATGCTCCGAGCTGCGAGGTATAAATACCACCATGTGATCAGCATGGCAGACTGAGAGGACACCTGCGGTGGGTTTCCACAGAGCTGCGTGCGCCCTGCATCCACAACACTGTCAAGTCTGTGCGCTCCAGAATGAGGCAGGTCTCCGGTCAGCTGCAGCACGCAGCACATGTGACTCAGAGCCGGTgagcccccctcctccctctcctcacctctcctcccctctcttcccaAAACAGGGTAGCGGAGCAGTGGCGTGTAATCGGATGCCAAACTTGACTGAGTGACTGCAGACTGTGGAAGGAGTTACTGTAATCCCTTAACGCTGCCTCCATCTGCCGCACCAGCACTACTGATGAACATCAACCCTAACCTAACTAGATGTCGTCTATATGGACCAACTACTAGTTGATGTCTATTTTTGATAATTGGGAATTTATCAAATAATTTACCATAATTATGTCTCTAAAATAAGCACAATCCCATGTAATAGCCTTAACTTTGACTATATTACCATTAGATACAGAATCCGGatttaatgtaattaaaaataataagagTTGATTGTATATTTAGAATTGTTTTAATACAACAGAGACATTAGACACAGAGACATCTGGATAATCCCCTCATCCTGTCCATTCATTAGCCCTGTGACACTGGATTACTGAGAGAAAGGGTTGCACACTTCAAGCATGTAAACACAAGCGGTTAATGAGGTGGCTTATCCTGCAAGGTCACAGAGGGGTCGCTGGCCTCCACAACTTTTTAGTGTGCAGAATTTATGGTTAGTGTCTCAATGGTCGAGCAACAGGAGAGTCGTAAGATTATTGGCTTATAATATGAATGTCGTATAGAAACACAGATATGTAGAGACCTCATCTTTGTTTACTGCAAAGACCCGTTGAGTCGCACTTGAACTTGAACCCAGACATTCGAAGTAGATAAGACGTTCAGCTGTTTGATGATGgtcaaaataaacatacaaCTGAGGGAAGCAGGTGCATTTACTGATCAAGCCACATATTTAACTGTAAAGTGTCATACAAAAGGGAGCAAACACAATATTTCATGAAAGTGTCTAGTCTCAGTGATGCAGATGATGGTTCTGTTACTGTATTGGTAAATTTGTCCACAATACGCTGTCAAAACAATGGTCAGCAGATTGtggatattattattattttgttatatattattGATGACTAAACAAATGTGACTTGCAGTCTAATGTGGGTTAAGCGGGATCTGAGCTCAGATAGACAGCTGCTGTTTACTTTTACTTTCTCCATAAAAAGACTAGTCCGTCTCAGTCAGCTTTCTCAAAGctacacaaaatgaaaacatggttGTTCACCTGTTGTCGAGGGTCCGGCTGAGTTCTTGTCGTGTCTCTGAAGCTTCAGGAGGATTCtctctgagagtgtgtgtcctcctgctcctctctcctctccctgctgtGCTGTCAGGCTGCAGTCTGCTGGATTTATTTGACTAAGTCTCTCCATCCCCTACAAAGTCTCAGTTTGGCACTCGAACAGGCACCAGCTGCTattttcaacaacaacaacaacaacaacaggcaggcaaaaacaacaataacatgcaTTCCCTTTTAAATAACTGTTCCACGTACCACATTGATGCAGGTGTAATGCCCACATTGAGAAAGTTTGTCAATAACATAAATGAccattatgattattattattgattagtATAGATTATTTTTAACACTGCTGCACTGGTAAAGATCCAATAAAAGGCCACTGCAATGTTTTGGCTGAagattttcacattaaaatgattCCAGTACTTCACCTGCAGAGACGGGAGCTACATGGAGCCTCTGAGCTGCGGAAAGAGAGTGGGGTCCTGTCTCAAGGCCTTTATAATAACAATTAGAACTATGGGCctgagcacaggcaatttcaagcctGTTGcagtcggtggagagagcgatcgatgaccaagcgcacgtctccaCGTTGCATCGCGTTGCATGCGTTTAGCACACAgcggcaaggataaacgcttcacttcctgcgtaCGTCACGCGATGTCGATCATTGCCTCCTAATTGCTCATTATGGTCAACGCTATCAAATAGCATAtatcacactgtgaaaatgttatgtaaatGGAATGatatttgtaaaacaaagtttacttcctgttgccagtaggtggcacaATCACCATTATTACGCACGGATTAATAtgtctgttcaagtaggcgctctgatgtcgcgtgagcaattttgtgtcaattggacaatgttacaacttaattttcacactgatcagaaGGTGGTGCTTTGACCATGAACTAATTTTGATATATGGATGTGGTCAGGTCAGGATTGTAATCATGGGTCAGTAATTTTTGGCCGGTTCGATAATGCAGAGTGCAATAACAAAGTATTTCCTTTTtcatggcgaatcagtaggtggcgctatgacgtttaggaaatattgacacatagcgCTGTTCAGGCTTGGTCTCCGATCATGAGACAGAATCTTGGTTGTGATAGGACAATGCTCACTGCAGTTATAATATATTCCTCTTTTTTGGCGAACCATCAAAATGTCaagccacaccacggtcacaccgtgtaACGTAGATGTTAAAGATTCTCCTTTTACTCTCAATTATGAACAAAAGTTATCTCTCAACATCAATTGTCAAACATCTGTAAGTGTAATCCAACACATTAAACATGTGTGAATGAACTCTTTAGCCCTGGGGTAGAAGATTTGTGCCTTGGGTAAACAATGGTCTCACACTGCCATCTGTGACTAATACTACAGGTGCAGCTCAATCGTCTTTTTTGactcatcaaactttgacgccacgccacggtcacacggtatgacgaaaagttgGTATTTGAGGTTGTATAGATCTCCATCATGTGTGCAGGTGTACAGCTGATTAATGTCTTTCATGAAGGGATATGGCTGTGTAaacttaataaatgtttatgttgataaaaaaaatctatattcaCGAACATTCGATGGAAgagaataaaatgtgatatatatatatatatatatatagagtctGTCATATGCATACATGGAAAACCACAAGAACCAAACTGGTGGTGCATGCACAGGCCTAAACTGTGGTTCTATGACTCTTGCATGTGTACATCTGGAGTCgttctccatctctgcaggaggatgtaTCTGATACACcttcttgtgctgctgtgtcatttgtAAATTTCCTCTAAGGAGGATAAATTAAGGTACATCTTATCTTACCTTGTCTTAAATACATCAACATATgcaagacattttctttttaatcgtTTAATTTGGTGCGATaacatcattgtgaggacattattattttgtatgatGTTTTGAAAATCAAATTGTAAATCCCTCTGTAACCAGTGTGCAAAATATAGGTTCAGTTGGGGCCCAATGTATGAATTCcaagacacaggagacacaggttgcttttaaatataatttgtattttcactTAACACAAAACAGTATTTCAACTAGTAAACAAAAAGTAATTGATAGCTGACACTGCTTCACACTTACATTTTTTGAGACCTAGGTTACACCTCCATTAACCTTGACATTCCCCACAGCAGGTGAAGAAGTTAAAGTCAGTACAGTTGCTGGGGGATGTTGGCGCAGCTGACTTCTTCCCCCTACAGCACAACCCCACAATGTTGCGGACTCTCTTCCACAATGAAGCCTTCTttggtttctctgtcttctctggcAGCCCCATCTCCTTTGGTTTGGGATCAGGGAGAACATTGGAGAGAAATTATTCCTCAGTGAGCTCAGTTCTGGAAAACATAAGGTTTATATCTTTGGAAGATCTCATCAGAAGTAACCCTAAGCTTCTCCAGATTTTTTAGGAAAACATGActgttcatctcctcctggaacTTGGcgttgaacttctcctggttagttgtgtgactttggcagacctcatgataagaagctttgatattctccagctcttcttggagtgagttcttcatcctcttctcctcctggagctcggtgtggAAATTCTCCTGGTTTGCTGTGTTACTTTTGCAGACAATTTGttaagaagctttgagattctccagctcttcttggagatcatacttcttcttctccttctgtaGCTCGGTGTTGAACATCTCCTGGATGGTTGTATGACTTTGGCAGATctcgtgatgagaagctttgagcttctccagctcttctcggAGATcgtacttcttcttcttctcctccaggagctcggtgtttaacttctcctggttggttgtatgactttgAAAGACAttgtgataagaagctttgagcatctccagctcttcttggagagtgttcttcttcatcttctcctcctggagatcGCTGTTGAAATTCTCCTGATTGGTTatatgactttggcagacctcgtgatgagaagttttgagattatccagctcttcttggagaacgttcttcttcttcatctccttctggAGCTtagtgttgaacttctcctggtttgtTGTGTTACTTTTGCAGACAAtttgataagaagctttgagatcCTCCAACTCTTCTTGGAGATGATTCTTTTtagtcttctcctcctggaattcagtgttgaacttctcctggtttgtTGTGTGACTTTGGTAGAAATCATCAAAGGATGCTATGAGGTTCTCAATCTCTACTtggagaatattttttttatccttctCCAACTGAACCTCATTGTTAAACCTCTCCTGGTTGATGATGTATGCCACCGTCAGCTCCTCGTAATCTTTCTGAAGAtcttttttgttcttcctcttgattgtgttgtttaccTGACAGGCGATCTTCGTGGCGCTGAGTGCTTCTGCATTGCTGTACTTTTGTAACTGCTTACTTTTGTAAACAAattgctttgttttctttcccctgttaattgacatttctttttcagctttttctgtCGAAACAGCTCTTGTTTGTGCTCCTCCAACTCTTTGCTCAGTTGGATCCTCCAGTTGTACTCTGTCCTCAAGTTGACATTCTCCTTGGCCAGAAGGTCTATGAGGTAGCTTATTTGTTGAGACATACAAAAAGAGTTCAGAATCGTTGCTGGGTCTTGAATAGTTCCCacattttgttgaaataaaatgttgtgaTGACACTAACCTAAGTTTTAAGCTGATCTGATGAGCCCTAGGACAAGtacgtcaaagtaaaaatgtggtaTGGCCGAAATGGCcaataaatccaaaatggcgggctctCTGtcgcgtttttcataatgctccttgaggcttttttgtatgaatgttcACGATACACCTGTGTTCTAATTTTGGTGAAGAAACGGTCATGGGGTAACCTAGGGGCTGTGCAcctggtggcgctgttgagccattttgccacgcccatttccaaatactctaaataaaataaaaataataataataataatcctttaaatttcaatagggcctcccaccgttcCAAgcttgggccctaataataattaatgataataattatgatGCAGCTCTttagacaaagagaaaaaatgtaGACGGAGGAAACCTGTGCActacaatgaaacaaaacaaagttgaTTGATGAAAGAAGTTGAGGTACTCAGtggattaagacaatttaattttTTACAGTTGCCCAggtgaaatatataaaataaaaaactggttGACGTTATTCTAATTCAAAAGACCTTTCTTAAGTTTTGATTGAGAGCGGGCTCACCACAACTGTCCCAGAGGCTGCAGTTAGTTCACACCTCAACTGTTTTGTCAATCAATTAACATTTTCAAGTACCCCAATAATAAATTGTTCATAATACACTGATGTAGTTGTAAGCAGCTAGAAGATATTTAACCATTTAATAATGTATAGTACTTAACAGCTTctcataaaatatgttttgttttctgtgattgcttcaattgtgtgtttgcattcgTTTTTAgttgataaatgttttttttaatattttcatttcttatAAAAGTTAAACGGAGGGAACCAACTGTTTCCTTGAGGAATTGCTCAGCTACTTGAAtgcaaattatatataatttatttcttcTTGGTCTTATTAAACTATAGCCTATTCTTAGTCCAATTTAGTCAATTTCTAAATCAGAATAGAATTAATAATTGCTTAaatatctgttgtttttatatctacTTTCACTTTCAATACTTTATGTTACTATTAATAGCCACCATGAGATTCACTGTGATAACATTtgaataacatattttaaaatcctACAAAGTATGGATTAATTGGGgaaatgaaggaaaacatgTCTTGTAACAACCAAGTTTATTTCATGATACACTGCCTAcattatcataaataaacagattCAAAATCCTTACCCACATAACCCCTGTTGTTTCTGTCTAATGTGGGAGAGCTGCCTGCTGATGAATCAGTTGTGTTGAGTCGGAAAGGTTCAGATTAAGATACAGTTTCACACTTGCATGTTTTACATATTGCTTTCAAATGGTACCttaaaatgtgctgtaaaaaatgtgactttagaaaaatatgaaaatagaaacaaagaTGCCCCAGAAGTCCTCCCGCTCCCTGACATCACCCCCAGTGAATAAATCCACACACCACCAAAACCTACAGCATCTTAATTCTGGTAATTTGCACAGGCAGAAGTAGTCAAGAGCTCTCTGAAGAGAATACACGATTCAAAAATATTTACTTTctccttgtgttttctttgtgtatcTACTGTGTCTGGACACATGCAATCAGTGTGGTGGGCTATGTGGGTGCCCGTCCTGCATTAAGGACCGAAGGATCACAgatctaattaaaaaaaaaaaaaaaaaaaaaaagagcaaaacaaagacGGTACAATAGAGCACTAAAAACCCAAAGCATGTTAACTCATATGGGCACACCGGCAGGGCTGGAGAAATCCATCTATGATCAAACACGGCAATATCAAATAAATGGTAGATAATCCACACTAAACAAGTCGTTTGCAAATTGATGAGGATGCTGAAACAAGATGCCGCAAGTAATAAAGTTTCGTCATCTATTGACAGTAAAAGCCATGATTACAATACAGAGTGATCAGAATAATCAGCCAGAGCCATGAAATCCCAAATAAGGACGAGTTAAGGAGTGGTGgattaaaataaagatataatttCACCTCGACTTTGGGCTGATCCGCCTGGTGCAGTTATTGTTGTGCAGTTACAACAACAAGGTTTGAGCTGAATTGACCTGAGCACCATTGAAATAATGCGTCGTTCTACCTAAGTCTACAGCTAATTCTAAAATTCATAGAGAAACACATGAAGACATTCTGTTATTAGTAGGAGCGCTGCTTTGTGCTTAAGGGGAGGGCACTATGTGCTAACAGTGTCCAGGCACTTCACCATAAGAAAAACACCTGGCACGAAGTAATAGAAACTACAGTATGACCATCAAAAACTACAACCATGTATGAATAAACTGGCCTCTCCACTCTGCACTTTTTTTCTACAGACGAGGGTTAAAtacgcacaaagacacaaacaattcACAGgtttaaatcaacattaaaaTGAGTCTCTTCCGACTGCCACAAAAACAGTGTTATCGAGAAGCTACAGTTTGAGTTATACCTCCCTCTTGtggtgggaggaagctggaacggagagaggagaaagtttTCATTCCGATCGAATCTGTGTCATTTTTCCGACCGAGTAGGAAAGGATAAGAGGTGAGCCGAGGTTTCTGCTGGAGCTGTGGTTTGCTGTGGCAGGGAGGCAGATGTGGGCATGGCGAGGGACTGATGAGGGTCTTTAGTTGCCTGCAGCACTGGCGCTGCTGCTGATGCCCAGGTAGCTGGCTGCGCTGTCTGCAATACCCTGGAGCGGGACGATGACGCCGTCCAATAGGCCTTTGAGGGTGTTGATCTGTTCTGCATCCAGGTTCTGGCAGGCATAGTAGAGAGAACCACCCACCCCAACGAGGAGCAGCAACTTGagcaacacagacagaaagccTTGTCGGCCTGAGGGTTTGCTTGAAGAGACGTCGCTGCTCGGTCGAGAAAAGGACTCTGAGTAGGTGCGGCTCTCGGTGTGGACGTTGCGCAGAAGGCGGGACTCATCCAGCCAGTACTCGCTTGGTTTTAGAGGTCGACCGGCCGCCCCTCGGATCGGACGCCTGCAGCTCGCACTGATTAGAGAAAAAATTGTATCACAGTTTCTATTAACGTGACAGAAACTTAAGGACCAACAAACTAAGTTTTTCCGAAGCTTTAAACTACATCCATGATTTCCCCCAGCTGACGTTTGCTAAGCTGGTAAAGAGATAACTGTACCATCTTACACCAAAGACCATGTGGGGTCAATGTCTCTAGTAttagtgttttatttcagaAGGGTCAAATGTCGCAACAAAAATAAAGCTAATTCCATCCACTACTCAACACCATTAAATATGGTTAAATTAGAGAAAGCTAGTGATGGAGCCTTGAAATAGGACCCAACTTTTAATCTAAGGTGAATTGAATGgctttacagcattattcatgTGCAAGCCAGATGAATCAATAGTTACCTGATGCCTGTTGGTGTGCTTATCTCATTGGCAAGGATATCTTCAACAACGCTCTTGCTGGCCTTCTTTGGCGTCTCTTCAATAATaacttcctccaccacctgtCAATTTAATATAGAAACATGTTAATACTAATGGAAAGAAAATTATTATATTCCAAGCTGGAGAATGTCAAAATATCCCTCACCTTGGTTTGTCGTCTGCTGCTGGCCCTGACAGTGACGGGAGCTTTACCTCTGCTCCTCACAGGCCTCTCTACCACAGGAAcgggttctggttctggttctggttctggcaCAGCGATCTCCTCTGAAAAAATACAGGTGATATAAACAAACAGTGCTACAAGGGGACACAGATTGTTTTTACTAAACGTAACCTGGTTAACCTCGATAAACTTGTATGATGCAGGTTATTGGAATTTACAAAGACTATGGGCAGTGTGCCATCAGAGCTCACCGTCTTCCTTGTCGCTGTAGTGGTCAGAGTTTGTGTTGCCGTTCTGGTTAGAATCTGCCTTGGGGAGAGTTGTGATGTCTGTAGGAGCTTCAGGTTCAGCCGGAGGCTCATCTAAGACCTTCTGCAGCTTTTTCTCATACACTTTACGTGTAGAGGCTGAGCGCCGGGGACAAGGTTAAAAACAATATTGTTACATCTTTAATAGGATGAGTAACAATCTTACAGATCTTCAGTGAGCACAATTCATCAGTTAATGCGTTCACGTTACACTATTAGGATCAGTCAGGAAAGCAGGTTTCagcaacaaatatttatttataacaatgaGGATATCGTTTAGTATATGCATTGTTCTAACATTTCAGTTGTATTAACTGACAGCAGAGTGGTCTCGCACTTGTCTGTAACAAATGTAAATGCTGTGACCAAAATGTGATTTGACCGTGGTCTTTGACTTGTCCGACAGTggcacaataacacaaaccatTATCTACGTATCTTTGGTATATGTGAACTTTACAATTGTTAAAAATCCCACTTAACAAAGTTGTTAATGCTACAAGAATTTGTACATGATAAAAACGTATTGATATAACTTCATTAATCTTAGCACTCAGGGTTTCCGCAGGGTTTCGGTAAATATATTCAAGACCAACCCCAAAAATTTTAATACAACCTGTTATTGAATTCTGTACCTGTTGCATAGTCATACCATAAAGACTATGGAAAATATCAATGAAGAACCAGGACTATGAGATGTCACATTCCTCTAATAAGCACTTCTCAGCTTTTCACAACTATCTCTGGGACAATGGTTAGAAGATAGATGGAGGGGACTAATCAATTAAAACtagacaaaactaaaaaagataaaatcaaAATTCCAcgtatttattttatgtttagcCCTAGGTACCACAGTAATGTACAGTttgaaaaaagtaaatgtttttcgTTTGAATTCATTAACTGATATTCTTACTTGCATGAAAAAGCTGATTCATTAAagcatgaagaagaaagaaatgactAGACCTGGTGTTTAGGTTACGATACTAACATATACTTTCAACTAAGTTAGATGAACCacttaaaagaaacacacaatatcagttttaattgtttttaaaaagttaaatgctGTATAACGTATTTTACAGAAGTGCAAAACCATAACAGAATAATTGTTTGTGTTATGAGTCTGTGAATGACTGGAGTGTAATTGGTACTCACCAACAATGGGACCTGACTCCACACCATGCTTTGCCAGCTGTTGTTTCAGATCTTCATCTGTGAGATCTGTCACCTCCACCTCTGCTGTGCGAGGCTTGTCCGTCTTTTTGGTGGCTTTCTGCAGACGAATCAAAGATCAATAAATCACACCAAACCCCATAACTCACACTTTACGATACAATCATCGCTTCAACCAATAAAAACGAACAAAAGCTCCATTGTGTCGCTGCACTTAAAGAAACTTACTCTTCCAGAGCGGCTCTTGCTGGACACCACGGGGGCGGGCAGCTCCTCGTCGCTGGAGAAGGTGTC encodes the following:
- the tmpob gene encoding thymopoietin b, translated to MAEFLADPTVLTKEKLKNELSANNVPLPSGEHKKEVYVQLYLKNLTVLNNKPSPPADTFSSDEELPAPVVSSKSRSGRKATKKTDKPRTAEVEVTDLTDEDLKQQLAKHGVESGPIVASTRKVYEKKLQKVLDEPPAEPEAPTDITTLPKADSNQNGNTNSDHYSDKEDEEIAVPEPEPEPEPVPVVERPVRSRGKAPVTVRASSRRQTKVVEEVIIEETPKKASKSVVEDILANEISTPTGISASCRRPIRGAAGRPLKPSEYWLDESRLLRNVHTESRTYSESFSRPSSDVSSSKPSGRQGFLSVLLKLLLLVGVGGSLYYACQNLDAEQINTLKGLLDGVIVPLQGIADSAASYLGISSSASAAGN
- the ldhbb gene encoding L-lactate dehydrogenase B-B chain isoform X1; translated protein: MLITWWYLYLAARSIAQQSFNMASILKKLITPVFSGPPEPPRNKVTVVGVGQVGMACAISVLLRELADELALVDVMEDKLKGEMMDLQHGSLFLKTPTIVADKDYSVTANSRIVVVTAGVRQQEGESRLNLVQRNVNIFKHIIPQIVRYSPDCIIIVVSNPVDVLTYVTWKLSGLPKHRVIGSGTNLDSARFRFLMADKLGIHASSFNGWILGEHGDTSVPVWSGTNVAGVNLQMLNPDIGTDCDEENWKETHKMVVDSAYEVIRLKGYTNWAIGLSVADLTESLMRNMNRIHPVSTMVQGMYGIDDQVYLSLPCVLNSGGVASVVNMTLTEDEVAQLQDSANTLWDIQKDLQDI
- the ldhbb gene encoding L-lactate dehydrogenase B-B chain isoform X2 — protein: MASILKKLITPVFSGPPEPPRNKVTVVGVGQVGMACAISVLLRELADELALVDVMEDKLKGEMMDLQHGSLFLKTPTIVADKDYSVTANSRIVVVTAGVRQQEGESRLNLVQRNVNIFKHIIPQIVRYSPDCIIIVVSNPVDVLTYVTWKLSGLPKHRVIGSGTNLDSARFRFLMADKLGIHASSFNGWILGEHGDTSVPVWSGTNVAGVNLQMLNPDIGTDCDEENWKETHKMVVDSAYEVIRLKGYTNWAIGLSVADLTESLMRNMNRIHPVSTMVQGMYGIDDQVYLSLPCVLNSGGVASVVNMTLTEDEVAQLQDSANTLWDIQKDLQDI